One window from the genome of Paraconexibacter algicola encodes:
- a CDS encoding alpha/beta hydrolase family protein, whose product MRGGSPSSLSAWSCGLLLLLLLMVAGPSVAATPRATATVTVDAGGTVRAVVAVGARDARGLPRRVELRRGRTVLVLTRRGAWRPTAGGRRSATWTRTAGGSATRRSTALALAGTRAELRLLWRSARAARITVRVGGPPRPGVATPSPSASVTATGTVTAPSPTAPASATAPASAPAADAPVAPAPTPTPPVVVVGTRDLPVLAGEQPLGGARLGSSFADGSVRAAIRADALTLQPGRFYRLTTCLRIEGPSVAGARRCTRTVEDRTTADTVTTAAAPEVALTVPVDGDRAASLLAHGLVTVEVPGPADWEVLASSPTASVSAAAVRPADATPVQPLPDLLGVPFVAEPQKRGGVDTGSPDSFCAGFDAGPAPPTPEGVTADGLGPGLPAYHEVGEPTVPGPVRGVVVLLHGSGWLAHGPNAAASLRPVADRWRARGFRTVAATHRPCAMSLPDTLAVVDRVLAQDGASLPVCVSGASAGGHLALMAAALRPAVDCAIGEGAPTDLLTLRDQQPDGYTTPVDGPRWATNLAIAAFGASRLEELSPARYPIAARVLLAVSADDWAVPYAQLTGLRDAQHARDPAAVVDLVRLEAGSERWVHGGVSSAALERLHEREEALVDGLTAGP is encoded by the coding sequence ATGCGTGGAGGTTCCCCGTCGTCGCTGTCCGCCTGGTCCTGCGGTCTGCTGCTGCTGCTGCTCCTGATGGTGGCGGGCCCGTCGGTGGCCGCGACGCCCCGGGCGACCGCGACCGTCACGGTGGACGCGGGCGGCACCGTCCGCGCGGTCGTCGCCGTCGGTGCGCGCGACGCGCGCGGCCTGCCTCGCCGCGTCGAGCTGCGCCGGGGGCGCACCGTCCTGGTGCTGACCCGCCGGGGCGCGTGGCGCCCGACCGCCGGTGGCCGGCGGTCTGCCACCTGGACCCGCACCGCGGGCGGCTCCGCGACGCGTCGCTCGACCGCGCTCGCGCTCGCCGGCACCCGCGCCGAGCTGCGGCTGCTCTGGCGGTCCGCGCGGGCCGCCCGGATCACGGTGCGCGTCGGCGGCCCGCCGCGCCCGGGCGTCGCGACGCCGAGCCCGTCCGCGTCGGTCACCGCCACCGGCACGGTCACGGCGCCGTCCCCGACCGCTCCGGCATCCGCGACCGCTCCCGCTTCCGCGCCCGCCGCCGACGCCCCGGTGGCCCCGGCGCCCACGCCCACGCCACCGGTCGTCGTGGTCGGGACCCGTGACCTGCCGGTCCTCGCGGGCGAGCAGCCGCTGGGCGGCGCCCGGCTGGGCAGCAGCTTCGCCGACGGCAGCGTCCGCGCCGCGATCCGCGCCGACGCCCTGACGCTCCAGCCCGGCCGCTTCTACCGGCTGACCACCTGCCTGCGGATCGAGGGCCCGTCCGTCGCCGGTGCGCGCCGCTGCACCCGAACCGTCGAGGACCGCACCACCGCCGACACGGTGACCACCGCCGCCGCCCCCGAGGTCGCGCTCACCGTCCCGGTCGACGGCGACCGGGCGGCGTCCCTGCTCGCGCACGGCCTCGTCACCGTCGAGGTGCCGGGCCCGGCCGACTGGGAGGTCCTGGCCTCCAGCCCGACCGCGAGCGTGTCCGCGGCGGCCGTCCGCCCGGCCGACGCCACGCCGGTGCAGCCGCTGCCCGACCTGCTCGGCGTCCCGTTCGTCGCCGAGCCGCAGAAGCGCGGCGGCGTCGACACCGGCTCCCCCGACTCGTTCTGCGCCGGCTTCGACGCCGGACCCGCGCCGCCGACCCCCGAGGGCGTCACCGCCGACGGCCTCGGGCCCGGCCTCCCCGCCTACCACGAGGTCGGCGAGCCGACCGTCCCGGGGCCGGTCCGCGGCGTCGTGGTGCTGCTCCACGGCAGCGGCTGGCTCGCGCACGGGCCCAACGCGGCGGCCAGCCTGCGCCCGGTCGCCGACCGCTGGCGGGCGCGCGGCTTCCGCACCGTCGCCGCGACCCACCGGCCCTGCGCCATGAGCCTGCCCGACACGCTGGCCGTCGTCGACCGCGTGCTCGCGCAGGACGGGGCGTCGCTGCCGGTGTGCGTCTCCGGCGCCTCCGCCGGCGGGCACCTGGCGCTGATGGCCGCCGCCCTGCGCCCCGCCGTGGACTGCGCGATCGGGGAGGGCGCCCCGACCGACCTGCTGACGCTGCGCGACCAGCAGCCCGACGGCTACACCACCCCGGTCGACGGGCCGCGCTGGGCGACGAACCTCGCGATCGCCGCGTTCGGCGCCTCGCGCCTGGAGGAGCTCAGCCCCGCCCGGTACCCGATCGCCGCGCGCGTCCTGCTCGCCGTGTCGGCCGACGACTGGGCCGTGCCCTACGCGCAGCTGACGGGGCTGCGGGACGCCCAGCACGCCCGCGATCCCGCCGCGGTCGTCGACCTCGTGCGGCTGGAGGCCGGCTCGGAGCGCTGGGTCCACGGTGGCGTGTCGAGCGCGGCGCTGGAGCGCCTCCACGAGCGCGAGGAGGCGCTCGTGGACGGGCTCACCGCCGGCCCCTGA
- a CDS encoding beta strand repeat-containing protein — protein MSQSRAFLRAQQRRRDAEQRREVRLRRAALGALVVAGAAAPSASAATFPVSNLADAGAGSLRQAILDANAAPGADEVTFAAGLTGQISLASQIPVADALTITGPSAGGIVLDGGGTTRLLDATAALTVSDLTLRNGDAGGGSGGAIAVSGSPLRLTDVTVTGSTASRGGGVYVSGNSVEISGTTMTGNTATYSGGALTTDGNSSVVASDRLTISDSVFSGNTSAANGGGVALYDNYVDTLVQRTTIDGNTVTGNGSSFEDGGGIWIEDTYNGRSTTVRDSTITGNTTPDAGGGIAFGENFYGPTEVVGSTITGNTAAVGGGVSMADDEPLAGLTAFAVRNSTITGNTATQTGGGLSIGYASGSSDGDTAVVGTVLAGNTASGGAPDLFRRPGHTGTITVGNSLLQDPTGATFTEAPAGTVITGVDPRLGALADNGGPTRTRLPLVGSPLRDAGVASGLTADQRGRTRTVDIPGVADAAGSDGTDIGAAELQVNAIPTIAGPASAAVDEDTPVTIAGLSVTDPDDTGAAGTATFAVDRGTVSLALAGATGNGTGTVTVSATRAALNAALAGGALTYAPAPDSTAGATLTVTYDDGVTDETGTRGTAVPRTVTLDVRAINDAPTLAVPGAQRTVAGGSFAFGTLGGNAIRVADVDATTVSVTLVTGGGTLRLPTADGLAFQEGAPSGATRLRFTGAVAAVNAALDGLAYTAPAGRSAPDRVDVTVDDQGGTGAGGVLSAAAAVPVTIAPTVTPAGSPVLCGEPVVLRPVLTGTRVQFTGVTLPAYAGRQVEVRSGSTVVARTTVAADGTFSRTIKAPPKRRQASVTYKAVVANTGSPTYRLVRRVTMTQEGTRLTGRLRLSRQIRRGTTGILYVDTSCGGRKRAAKITLARDGRFTATVSRPSQGFAVYRVRIRVSRTLVTWTAPLIVLPGSAR, from the coding sequence ATGTCGCAATCGCGTGCCTTCCTCCGTGCCCAGCAGCGTCGTCGTGACGCCGAGCAGCGCCGCGAGGTGCGACTGCGCCGCGCCGCGCTCGGCGCCCTGGTCGTCGCCGGCGCCGCCGCTCCGTCCGCGTCCGCCGCGACGTTCCCGGTCTCCAACCTCGCGGATGCCGGAGCGGGCTCGCTGCGCCAGGCGATCCTCGACGCCAACGCGGCCCCCGGCGCCGACGAGGTCACCTTCGCGGCCGGGCTCACCGGGCAGATCTCGCTCGCGTCGCAGATCCCGGTCGCGGACGCGCTGACGATCACCGGCCCGTCCGCGGGCGGCATCGTCCTGGACGGGGGCGGGACGACGCGGCTGCTCGACGCCACGGCGGCGCTCACCGTGTCGGACCTGACGCTGCGCAACGGCGACGCAGGCGGCGGCAGCGGCGGCGCGATCGCGGTCTCCGGCAGCCCGCTGCGCCTGACGGACGTGACGGTCACCGGCAGCACCGCCTCGCGCGGCGGCGGCGTCTACGTGAGCGGCAACTCCGTGGAGATCTCCGGCACCACGATGACCGGGAACACCGCCACGTACAGCGGTGGCGCGCTCACGACCGACGGCAACTCGTCCGTGGTCGCCTCGGACCGCCTGACGATCTCCGACAGCGTCTTCAGCGGCAACACCTCGGCCGCCAACGGCGGCGGCGTCGCGCTGTACGACAACTACGTCGACACGCTCGTCCAGCGGACGACCATCGACGGCAACACCGTCACGGGCAACGGCTCGAGCTTCGAGGACGGCGGCGGCATCTGGATCGAGGACACCTACAACGGCCGCTCGACGACCGTCCGCGACTCGACGATCACGGGGAACACGACGCCGGACGCCGGCGGCGGGATCGCCTTCGGGGAGAACTTCTACGGCCCCACCGAGGTCGTCGGCAGCACGATCACCGGCAACACCGCGGCCGTGGGCGGCGGCGTCAGCATGGCCGACGACGAGCCGCTCGCAGGACTGACGGCCTTCGCCGTCCGGAACTCCACGATCACGGGCAACACGGCGACCCAGACCGGCGGCGGCCTCTCCATCGGCTACGCGTCCGGGAGCTCCGACGGGGACACGGCCGTGGTCGGCACCGTGCTCGCCGGCAACACCGCGTCCGGCGGCGCGCCCGACCTCTTCCGCCGGCCGGGGCACACCGGCACCATCACGGTCGGCAACAGCCTCCTCCAGGACCCGACGGGTGCGACCTTCACCGAGGCCCCGGCGGGCACGGTCATCACCGGCGTCGATCCGCGGCTCGGCGCACTCGCGGACAACGGCGGGCCGACGCGCACGCGTCTGCCCCTGGTGGGCAGCCCGCTACGCGACGCGGGCGTCGCGAGCGGCCTGACCGCCGACCAGCGCGGACGGACCCGCACGGTGGACATCCCCGGGGTCGCCGACGCGGCCGGCTCGGACGGGACAGACATCGGCGCGGCCGAGCTGCAGGTCAACGCGATCCCGACGATCGCCGGGCCGGCGAGCGCGGCGGTCGACGAGGACACCCCCGTCACGATCGCCGGCCTCTCGGTCACCGATCCCGACGACACGGGCGCCGCGGGGACCGCGACGTTCGCCGTCGACCGCGGGACCGTGTCGCTCGCGCTGGCGGGTGCGACCGGCAACGGGACCGGGACGGTCACGGTCAGCGCGACCCGTGCGGCCCTGAACGCCGCGCTCGCCGGCGGCGCGCTCACGTACGCCCCGGCACCGGACAGCACGGCCGGCGCGACCCTCACGGTCACCTACGACGACGGCGTCACCGACGAGACGGGGACCCGCGGTACCGCGGTCCCCCGCACGGTGACCCTCGACGTGCGGGCGATCAACGACGCCCCCACGCTCGCCGTCCCGGGAGCCCAGCGCACCGTCGCCGGGGGCTCGTTCGCGTTCGGCACCCTCGGCGGCAACGCGATCCGGGTCGCCGACGTCGACGCCACCACCGTCTCGGTCACCCTGGTGACCGGTGGCGGCACGCTGCGGCTCCCGACGGCCGACGGTCTCGCCTTCCAGGAGGGCGCGCCGTCCGGCGCGACGCGGCTGCGGTTCACCGGTGCCGTCGCCGCGGTCAACGCCGCGCTCGACGGTCTGGCGTACACCGCGCCCGCCGGCCGCAGCGCGCCGGACCGGGTGGACGTGACGGTCGACGACCAGGGGGGGACCGGGGCCGGCGGCGTGCTCTCCGCGGCGGCCGCCGTCCCGGTCACGATCGCCCCGACCGTGACCCCGGCGGGCTCGCCGGTCCTCTGCGGCGAACCGGTGGTGCTCCGTCCCGTCCTCACCGGCACCCGCGTGCAGTTCACCGGCGTGACCCTGCCGGCGTACGCGGGCCGCCAGGTCGAGGTGCGCTCCGGCTCGACGGTCGTCGCCCGGACCACGGTCGCGGCCGACGGCACGTTCAGCCGGACGATCAAGGCGCCGCCGAAGCGCCGCCAGGCGTCCGTGACCTACAAGGCCGTCGTGGCGAACACCGGCTCGCCGACCTACCGGCTCGTGCGCCGGGTCACGATGACCCAGGAGGGCACGAGGCTCACCGGGCGCCTGCGGCTCTCGCGGCAGATCCGCCGGGGCACGACCGGCATCCTCTACGTCGACACCTCGTGCGGGGGACGCAAGCGCGCGGCGAAGATCACGCTCGCGCGCGACGGCCGCTTCACGGCCACGGTGAGTCGCCCCTCTCAGGGCTTCGCGGTCTACCGCGTGCGCATTCGCGTGTCCCGCACCCTCGTCACCTGGACGGCGCCGCTGATCGTGCTGCCCGGATCCGCGCGGTAG
- a CDS encoding group III truncated hemoglobin, which produces MPAPATDIATRADIERLTRAFYEKALADTMIGYLFTDVAQLDLEAHLPDITDFWETILLGGEAYRGGAFAVHAQLHARSPLRGGHFNRWLTLWTQTVDELFAGERADEAKRHATRVAAAFHRRLQGVPVERDVAPGGLLDIIPPRG; this is translated from the coding sequence GTGCCCGCCCCGGCCACCGACATCGCCACCCGCGCCGACATCGAGCGGCTCACGCGCGCGTTCTACGAGAAGGCGCTCGCGGACACGATGATCGGCTACCTGTTCACCGACGTCGCGCAGCTCGACCTCGAGGCGCACCTCCCGGACATCACCGACTTCTGGGAGACGATCCTGCTCGGCGGCGAGGCGTACCGCGGCGGGGCGTTCGCCGTCCACGCGCAGCTGCACGCGCGCTCGCCGCTGCGCGGCGGGCACTTCAACCGCTGGCTGACGCTGTGGACCCAGACCGTCGACGAGCTGTTCGCCGGGGAGCGCGCCGACGAGGCCAAGCGGCACGCCACGCGCGTGGCCGCCGCGTTCCACCGGCGGCTGCAGGGCGTGCCGGTGGAGCGCGACGTGGCGCCCGGCGGTCTGCTGGACATCATCCCGCCGCGCGGCTGA
- a CDS encoding SRPBCC domain-containing protein: protein MTSIGRTRDAGWQCGVRRTVAGVDPTGAWARLASAEGTAIWLGGPVALEPGPYALADGREGEIRVVRPGSHVRLTWQAAPGDPDTTLQLRVLPARTGTTVAVHQERLADAEQRAQMLAHWEGVLDALRPVLASGA from the coding sequence ATGACCTCGATCGGCAGGACCCGGGACGCGGGCTGGCAGTGCGGCGTGCGGCGCACCGTCGCGGGCGTCGACCCCACCGGCGCCTGGGCGCGGCTGGCGTCCGCCGAGGGCACCGCCATCTGGCTCGGCGGCCCCGTCGCGCTCGAGCCCGGGCCCTACGCGCTGGCCGACGGCCGGGAGGGCGAGATCCGCGTGGTGCGACCGGGCTCGCACGTGCGGCTGACCTGGCAGGCCGCCCCCGGTGACCCGGACACGACCCTGCAGCTGCGGGTGCTGCCCGCCCGGACCGGGACGACCGTCGCGGTCCACCAGGAGCGCCTCGCCGACGCCGAGCAGCGCGCGCAGATGCTCGCGCACTGGGAGGGCGTGCTCGACGCGCTGCGCCCCGTCCTCGCGAGCGGGGCCTGA
- a CDS encoding DUF5995 family protein, producing MGLGRNLAAALAAGALALVAPAAASAQEAPYVDWPALLPALPVPHTANTEPDCADGSDACIDATIVEMQRRLDDVVGRCSHNAVFALAYQRVTEDVRDASKAGVFRDRVWLAQEDAVFARMYFTAYDDWAAERRAGLSPAWLLAFDAARDRKVSALGNFLMAMNAHINRDFPFLLAAIGITAPDGTTRKPDHDAYNRRLAALYEPVLREVAQRFDPTADDVELGVVDNLLATTILQSWREVVWRNAERLLLARTPAAKARVARQIEAYAEVVGRGIAAATAIPPAGADARDAWCAEHGGQRPGAGAQAAAARTATRRAERQAAAARAAARRSAARRAAARRAAH from the coding sequence ATGGGTCTCGGGAGGAACCTCGCCGCCGCGCTCGCCGCCGGGGCACTGGCGCTCGTCGCGCCCGCCGCCGCGTCCGCGCAGGAGGCGCCGTACGTCGACTGGCCGGCGCTGCTGCCGGCCCTGCCCGTGCCGCACACGGCCAACACGGAGCCCGACTGCGCCGACGGGTCCGACGCGTGCATCGACGCGACGATCGTCGAGATGCAGCGGCGCCTGGACGACGTCGTCGGTCGCTGCTCGCACAACGCGGTGTTCGCGCTCGCCTACCAGCGGGTGACCGAAGACGTGCGTGACGCGTCGAAGGCCGGCGTGTTCCGCGACCGCGTCTGGCTCGCGCAGGAGGACGCGGTCTTCGCGCGCATGTACTTCACCGCCTACGACGACTGGGCCGCCGAGCGCCGGGCGGGCCTCTCCCCCGCCTGGCTGCTGGCGTTCGACGCCGCCCGCGACCGGAAGGTCAGCGCGCTGGGCAACTTCCTGATGGCGATGAACGCGCACATCAACCGCGACTTCCCGTTCCTGCTCGCGGCGATCGGGATCACCGCGCCGGACGGCACGACCCGCAAGCCCGACCACGACGCCTACAACCGGCGGCTCGCCGCGCTCTACGAGCCGGTGCTGCGCGAGGTCGCCCAGCGCTTCGACCCGACCGCCGACGACGTCGAGCTCGGCGTCGTCGACAACCTGCTCGCCACGACGATCCTGCAGTCCTGGCGCGAGGTCGTGTGGCGCAACGCCGAGCGGCTCCTGCTGGCGCGCACCCCGGCGGCGAAGGCGCGCGTCGCGCGCCAGATCGAGGCGTACGCCGAGGTCGTCGGGCGCGGGATCGCGGCGGCGACGGCGATCCCGCCCGCGGGCGCGGACGCGCGCGACGCCTGGTGCGCCGAGCACGGCGGGCAGCGGCCGGGCGCGGGCGCGCAGGCCGCCGCCGCCCGGACGGCGACCCGGCGCGCGGAGCGGCAGGCCGCCGCGGCCCGGGCCGCGGCGCGCCGCAGCGCCGCCCGGCGGGCCGCGGCGCGCCGCGCCGCCCACTGA
- a CDS encoding asparaginase yields the protein MAASSQPQTYRRVRILSAGGTIGMTGGGGATPELDADQLVAAVPGLAGRQGLTAETVANKPSAHLTLDDQLRICRAARDAARRGIGVVVTHGTDVLEETAMLADVIHGGEAPIVFTGAIRPASAPGADGPANLVDAVAVAASEEAAGLGVLVVFGGEIHHARCARKTDTTSLVAFSSPQTGPLGRVTEGHPTIWSQLPRNPPLDPPDLDRRVLIVPAMSGDDGALARAALDTDPHGVVIGTLGAGHLAPDILALWADVATRIPVVAYCRPERGVVLNSTYGYAGSEIDLRGTDIIPCGFLSPQAARMKLLACLASGLSIDEVRWAFRQDDG from the coding sequence ATGGCCGCGAGCTCCCAGCCCCAGACCTACCGACGCGTGCGGATCCTGTCCGCGGGCGGCACGATCGGCATGACCGGCGGGGGTGGCGCGACCCCCGAGCTCGACGCCGACCAGCTCGTCGCCGCGGTGCCCGGCCTCGCGGGCCGCCAGGGCCTGACGGCGGAGACCGTGGCGAACAAGCCCTCCGCGCACCTGACGCTCGACGACCAGCTGCGGATCTGCCGGGCGGCGCGCGACGCCGCCCGTCGCGGCATCGGCGTCGTCGTCACCCACGGCACCGACGTGCTCGAGGAGACGGCGATGCTCGCCGACGTCATCCACGGCGGGGAGGCGCCGATCGTCTTCACCGGCGCGATCCGGCCGGCGAGCGCCCCGGGCGCCGACGGTCCCGCGAACCTCGTCGACGCGGTGGCGGTGGCGGCCTCCGAGGAGGCCGCCGGCCTCGGCGTCCTCGTCGTCTTCGGCGGGGAGATCCACCACGCACGCTGCGCCCGCAAGACGGACACCACCTCGCTCGTCGCGTTCTCCTCACCGCAGACCGGCCCGCTCGGCCGCGTCACCGAGGGCCATCCGACGATCTGGTCGCAGCTGCCGCGCAACCCGCCGCTGGACCCGCCCGACCTCGACCGGCGCGTGCTGATCGTGCCCGCCATGTCCGGGGACGACGGGGCGCTCGCGCGCGCGGCGCTGGACACCGACCCGCACGGCGTCGTGATCGGCACGCTCGGCGCCGGCCACCTCGCGCCGGACATCCTCGCCCTGTGGGCCGACGTCGCCACGCGCATCCCCGTGGTCGCGTACTGCCGTCCGGAGCGCGGCGTGGTCCTCAACTCGACCTACGGCTACGCGGGCTCGGAGATCGACCTGCGCGGCACCGACATCATCCCCTGCGGGTTCCTGTCGCCCCAGGCGGCGCGGATGAAGCTGCTGGCGTGCCTGGCCTCGGGCCTCTCGATCGACGAGGTCCGCTGGGCGTTCCGGCAGGACGACGGGTAG
- a CDS encoding SDR family NAD(P)-dependent oxidoreductase gives MATPVKLSGRTAVVTGAASGIGRASARLLAQRGCPLVLVDKDEEGLAGTAEGLRVPVMTKVMDVSDRWAHQQLAAEVKDWNGPIGLVLNNAGVTVSQTIAESSPEDLEWLMGINFWGVVHGTQAYLPILLEQDSGVIANVSSIFGIIAWPTQGIYNASKFAVKGFTESLRHELHGTNVSAVCIHPGGIDTNIVNNARIHVDDLGRTDPEALKRDFKKVARTSPDKAAKTIVEGIEKGKVKILIGPDAVATDWLQRTVPVNYYSVIRRLQPLLRR, from the coding sequence ATGGCTACACCTGTGAAGCTTTCCGGACGGACGGCCGTCGTGACCGGCGCCGCCTCGGGGATCGGCCGGGCCAGCGCCCGCCTGCTGGCGCAGCGCGGCTGCCCGCTCGTGCTCGTGGACAAGGACGAGGAGGGCCTCGCGGGCACCGCCGAGGGCCTGCGCGTCCCCGTGATGACGAAGGTCATGGACGTCAGCGACCGCTGGGCCCACCAGCAGCTCGCCGCCGAGGTCAAGGACTGGAACGGCCCGATCGGCCTCGTGCTGAACAACGCCGGGGTCACCGTCTCGCAGACGATCGCCGAGTCCTCCCCGGAGGACCTCGAGTGGCTCATGGGGATCAACTTCTGGGGCGTCGTCCACGGCACCCAGGCCTACCTGCCGATCCTGCTCGAGCAGGACTCCGGCGTCATCGCCAACGTCTCGAGCATCTTCGGGATCATCGCCTGGCCGACCCAGGGCATCTACAACGCGTCGAAGTTCGCGGTCAAGGGCTTCACGGAGTCGCTGCGCCACGAGCTGCACGGCACGAACGTGTCGGCGGTCTGCATCCACCCGGGCGGCATCGACACGAACATCGTCAACAACGCGCGCATCCACGTCGACGACCTCGGTCGCACCGACCCGGAGGCGCTCAAGCGCGACTTCAAGAAGGTCGCCCGCACCTCCCCCGACAAGGCCGCGAAGACGATCGTCGAGGGGATCGAGAAGGGCAAGGTCAAGATCCTCATCGGCCCCGACGCGGTCGCCACCGACTGGCTGCAGCGCACCGTGCCGGTGAACTACTACAGCGTGATCCGGCGCCTGCAGCCGCTCCTGCGCCGCTAG
- a CDS encoding TIGR03032 family protein — translation MALHAVFLVGAGAPRLLAALRRGRSVWTADLAGHGGSDPQVRERFAAALRDREGRPPDAHAAGLALATAPAALVPALASAFPGARFVLLDGLRDDLAPARQVAVDGEALLARPRAVLIELCAWLGTDYDQALLGPLEQAAREVRAGQPLASGATDSVPETLARLGGSLLVSTYQAGKLVCARAQPDGTLNTHFRDHDKPMGLALGPDGRLALGTRTEVWDYRDVPDAAAKLEPPDVHDACFVLRNRHVTGDVAIHEMGFAGDELWIVATGFSCLATLDADHSFVPRWHPSWITELAPGDRCHLNGLEIVDGVPRYVTALGTGDTPGSWRAGKATGGVLLDVPSGEVVASGLSMPHSPRWHDGELLVLESGRGHLSRVDPATGETTCVAELPGFTRGLALVGRTAFVGLSQIRESSTFGDLPLTQRLRERQCGVWMVDLDSGETTGLLRFADLVQEVFDVLWLPDRRFPEIAEVGSVSTSDTYVLKAGGLR, via the coding sequence ATGGCGTTGCACGCGGTGTTCCTCGTCGGCGCGGGCGCACCGCGGCTCCTCGCGGCCCTGCGCCGCGGCCGATCGGTCTGGACGGCCGATCTCGCGGGCCACGGCGGCAGCGACCCGCAGGTCCGCGAGCGCTTCGCCGCGGCGCTCCGCGACCGGGAGGGCCGCCCGCCGGACGCGCACGCGGCCGGGCTCGCGCTCGCGACGGCCCCCGCCGCGCTGGTCCCGGCACTCGCGAGCGCGTTCCCGGGCGCGCGGTTCGTGCTGCTCGACGGGCTCCGTGACGACCTCGCGCCCGCGCGACAGGTCGCGGTGGACGGCGAGGCGCTGCTGGCCCGGCCCCGCGCGGTGCTCATCGAGCTGTGCGCCTGGCTGGGCACCGACTACGACCAGGCCCTGCTGGGCCCGCTCGAGCAGGCGGCGCGCGAGGTCCGCGCCGGGCAGCCGCTCGCCAGCGGTGCCACCGACAGCGTGCCGGAGACGCTCGCGCGCCTGGGCGGCTCGCTGCTCGTCTCGACGTACCAGGCGGGCAAGCTCGTCTGCGCGCGGGCGCAGCCGGACGGCACGCTCAACACGCACTTCCGCGACCACGACAAGCCGATGGGTCTCGCGCTCGGCCCCGACGGGCGCCTCGCGCTCGGCACGCGGACGGAGGTCTGGGACTACCGCGACGTCCCCGACGCCGCCGCGAAGCTCGAGCCGCCCGACGTCCACGACGCGTGCTTCGTCCTGCGCAACCGTCACGTCACCGGGGATGTCGCCATCCACGAGATGGGCTTCGCGGGGGACGAGCTGTGGATCGTCGCGACGGGCTTCTCGTGCCTGGCGACGCTCGACGCCGACCACAGCTTCGTGCCGCGCTGGCACCCGTCGTGGATCACCGAGCTGGCACCGGGGGACCGCTGTCACCTGAACGGCCTGGAGATCGTGGACGGCGTGCCGCGCTACGTGACCGCGCTGGGCACCGGGGACACCCCCGGCAGCTGGCGCGCGGGGAAGGCCACCGGCGGCGTCCTGCTCGACGTGCCCAGCGGCGAGGTCGTGGCGTCCGGCCTGTCGATGCCGCACTCGCCGCGCTGGCACGACGGCGAGCTGCTGGTGCTCGAGTCCGGGCGCGGGCACCTCTCGCGGGTGGACCCGGCGACCGGCGAGACGACCTGCGTGGCCGAGCTGCCCGGGTTCACCCGCGGGCTCGCGCTCGTCGGCCGGACCGCGTTCGTCGGGCTGTCGCAGATCCGGGAGTCGTCCACCTTCGGCGACCTGCCGCTCACGCAGCGACTGCGAGAGCGCCAGTGCGGCGTCTGGATGGTCGACCTCGACAGCGGCGAGACGACCGGGCTGCTGCGGTTCGCGGATCTCGTCCAGGAGGTCTTCGACGTGCTCTGGCTCCCGGATCGCCGCTTCCCGGAGATCGCCGAAGTCGGGTCGGTGTCCACTTCGGACACGTATGTGCTCAAAGCTGGAGGATTGAGGTAG
- a CDS encoding flavodoxin family protein, producing the protein MDRPDYSDLRALFVNCTLKPAPARSHTQALMDVAIAVMRSAGVTVEVARAVDLDLPPGVYPDMREHGAATDGWPAFFEQVLAADILVLGTPIWLGQKSSVATRVIERLYGNSGQLNEQGQWIYYGRAGGCIVTGNEDGAKHCAMETLYSLQHLGYAVPPQADSCWLGEAGPGPSYSDEGSGGPQNEFTQRNTVFMAWNLMHLAALLKRAGGMPAYGNQREQWDAGCDFGHPNPEYR; encoded by the coding sequence ATGGACCGGCCCGACTACTCCGACCTCCGCGCGCTGTTCGTCAACTGCACGCTCAAGCCCGCCCCGGCGCGCTCGCACACCCAGGCGCTCATGGACGTGGCGATCGCCGTGATGCGCAGCGCCGGCGTGACCGTCGAGGTGGCCCGCGCGGTCGACCTCGACCTGCCGCCCGGCGTCTACCCCGACATGCGCGAGCACGGCGCCGCGACCGACGGCTGGCCCGCCTTCTTCGAGCAGGTCCTCGCCGCCGACATCCTCGTGCTCGGCACGCCGATCTGGCTCGGGCAGAAGTCGAGCGTCGCCACGCGCGTGATCGAGCGGCTGTACGGCAACAGCGGGCAGCTCAACGAGCAGGGACAGTGGATCTACTACGGGCGCGCGGGCGGCTGCATCGTCACCGGCAACGAGGACGGCGCCAAGCACTGCGCGATGGAGACCCTGTACTCGCTGCAGCACCTCGGCTACGCGGTGCCGCCCCAGGCCGACAGCTGCTGGCTGGGCGAGGCCGGCCCCGGACCGTCGTACTCCGACGAGGGGTCGGGCGGCCCGCAGAACGAGTTCACGCAGCGCAACACGGTCTTCATGGCCTGGAACCTCATGCACCTCGCCGCGCTGCTCAAGCGGGCCGGCGGCATGCCCGCCTACGGCAACCAGCGCGAGCAGTGGGACGCCGGCTGCGACTTCGGGCATCCCAACCCGGAGTACCGCTGA